From a region of the Methanobacterium sp. genome:
- a CDS encoding TIGR00267 family protein, translating into MNIREFIEEYLKMSRYVALGTLDGILAVMGVTLAASGVAAASGADISNYVIGLTGLSGGIALAMSNAFGSFIGERAEESRTLRELEEKMMLSEGELDDTLIHKQAKRRIYMSMFTHGFSSFIGSFVPVVPFLLIADRLTALITTLVACFIALIMLGIYLGKVSRESLIKTSIEIVAIGVLISVISFLIGGSH; encoded by the coding sequence ATGAATATAAGAGAATTCATTGAAGAATACCTTAAAATGAGCAGATATGTTGCACTGGGTACTTTAGACGGAATACTGGCAGTTATGGGTGTAACCCTCGCTGCAAGCGGTGTAGCTGCTGCAAGCGGTGCAGATATCTCAAATTATGTCATAGGACTTACAGGATTAAGCGGAGGAATAGCTCTGGCAATGTCCAATGCATTTGGCTCATTTATCGGTGAACGTGCAGAAGAATCACGAACACTCAGAGAACTTGAAGAAAAAATGATGCTGAGTGAAGGGGAACTTGATGACACTCTCATTCATAAACAAGCCAAAAGAAGAATATACATGAGCATGTTTACCCATGGGTTTTCAAGTTTCATAGGTTCATTTGTGCCAGTAGTTCCATTTTTATTAATTGCAGATAGATTAACAGCTTTAATAACTACATTAGTTGCCTGTTTTATTGCATTAATTATGCTGGGAATATATCTGGGTAAAGTCTCCCGAGAAAGTCTGATAAAAACAAGCATTGAAATTGTAGCTATAGGTGTACTTATCAGT